In Niveispirillum cyanobacteriorum, the following proteins share a genomic window:
- a CDS encoding polysaccharide deacetylase family protein: protein MSGLPDSYFTYARRQAGPDHGHYPASPIRERAPVVLPGGASLALWVVVPLEFFPLNPSGQPFKAPGAMQTPYPDLRHYTTRDYGNRVGAYRLLKLFARLGLRATFAVQGAVAERYPGLIRDVLFDGHDICAHGWDTDSLHHSTLAEAVENSYITRTLDAIEAASGQRVTGWLSPARAEGFATPARLAAQGIRWFADWAHDELPTRFQTSAGELISMPLSNELDDWQILITYTRPEHEWLAQVTDAADWLAAEAVRLNSPRVLTLTVRPYVSGLPYRIKALGNSLQTVLNRPGTSVLSPDDLLRAVSV, encoded by the coding sequence ATGAGCGGTTTGCCTGACAGCTATTTCACCTATGCGAGGCGGCAGGCGGGGCCGGATCATGGCCATTACCCCGCCTCCCCCATCCGGGAGCGTGCGCCGGTGGTCCTGCCCGGCGGCGCATCACTGGCCCTGTGGGTGGTGGTCCCGCTGGAGTTCTTTCCCCTGAACCCGTCCGGACAGCCCTTCAAGGCACCCGGCGCCATGCAAACTCCCTACCCTGACCTGCGCCATTACACCACCCGCGATTATGGCAACCGCGTCGGGGCCTATCGCTTGCTGAAGCTATTCGCCAGGTTGGGCCTGCGCGCCACCTTTGCGGTGCAGGGGGCCGTGGCCGAACGATATCCTGGCCTGATCCGCGATGTGTTATTTGATGGCCATGATATCTGTGCCCATGGCTGGGATACGGACAGTCTGCACCATTCCACGTTGGCAGAAGCGGTGGAGAACAGCTACATCACCCGCACCCTGGACGCGATAGAGGCGGCGAGCGGCCAGCGGGTAACAGGCTGGCTTAGCCCGGCCCGCGCCGAGGGCTTTGCCACACCGGCACGGCTGGCGGCCCAGGGCATCCGCTGGTTCGCGGATTGGGCTCATGATGAGTTGCCGACCCGGTTCCAGACCAGCGCGGGGGAACTGATCTCCATGCCCTTGTCCAACGAACTGGATGATTGGCAAATTCTGATCACTTACACACGACCGGAACATGAATGGCTGGCACAGGTGACGGATGCTGCGGACTGGCTGGCGGCAGAGGCAGTACGATTGAACAGTCCCCGAGTCCTGACCTTGACGGTACGCCCTTATGTCAGCGGCCTTCCCTACCGCATCAAAGCGCTGGGTAACAGCCTGCAAACCGTGCTGAACCGGCCCGGTACCAGCGTATTGAGCCCCGATGACCTGTTGCGGGCGGTCTCTGTATAG
- a CDS encoding HpcH/HpaI aldolase/citrate lyase family protein codes for MAERSLLFVPGSRPDRFGKALAAGADITCIDLEDSVAPAGKAEARAAALSFIAEQGAPAGLWLRINPVRSAVGLADLLAVLDSPAPPQTLMLPKLSEPSDLAFLAEVLGDRPLSLVPLIETAAGLRQAASIARSPRVTAMLFGAVDFCAELGCALEWEPLLHARSSLVAAAAEGGIGLFDVPSIDVADTDGLRASTARAKALGFTGRACIHPSQVAVVNEVFTPTAAEIARASRVLEAFEQAGGGVALLDGKLIEMPVVRAARRVLAAAGQ; via the coding sequence ATGGCGGAACGCTCTTTGTTGTTCGTGCCCGGTTCCCGTCCGGATCGGTTTGGCAAGGCGCTGGCCGCCGGTGCCGATATCACCTGCATTGATCTGGAAGATTCGGTGGCCCCGGCGGGCAAGGCGGAGGCGCGGGCCGCGGCCCTTTCCTTCATCGCCGAACAGGGGGCACCGGCCGGGCTGTGGCTGCGCATCAATCCGGTGCGCAGTGCCGTGGGCTTGGCCGACCTGTTGGCCGTGCTGGACAGCCCAGCACCGCCTCAAACCCTGATGCTGCCGAAACTGTCGGAACCGTCCGATCTGGCGTTCCTGGCAGAGGTGCTGGGCGACCGGCCCCTGTCGCTGGTTCCGTTGATTGAAACGGCGGCGGGCCTGCGTCAGGCGGCTTCCATTGCCCGCAGCCCGCGCGTGACGGCGATGCTGTTCGGGGCCGTGGATTTCTGTGCCGAACTGGGCTGCGCGCTGGAGTGGGAACCGTTGCTGCATGCCCGTTCCAGCCTCGTCGCGGCGGCGGCGGAAGGTGGGATAGGCCTGTTTGATGTGCCGTCGATTGATGTTGCAGACACTGACGGTCTGCGCGCGTCAACGGCGCGGGCCAAGGCCCTGGGCTTCACGGGCCGGGCCTGTATCCACCCGTCGCAAGTCGCTGTGGTGAATGAGGTTTTTACACCGACAGCAGCAGAGATCGCGCGCGCATCCCGCGTGCTGGAGGCCTTTGAACAGGCGGGCGGCGGGGTCGCCCTGCTGGATGGAAAGCTGATTGAGATGCCCGTGGTGCGGGCGGCCCGGCGTGTGCTGGCCGCTGCCGGACAATGA
- a CDS encoding enoyl-CoA hydratase-related protein: MSDKVILRRDENGVGRLILNQPAKRNALSQEMWQLVPVRLVEAAVDPAIRVLVVQGAGGTFAAGADISEFEAAYATRDSTAIYAGDIARAMDGLADFIKPTIALIQGACVGGGLGLALACDLRFAASDARMGITPGKLGLVYPLGDTKRLVQAVGPSHAKDLLYTGRLLDAGEALTMGLVNRVAAPDAVEAAALDHAAQITAASQYSARATKRMINRVLAGQVTDSPETVAEFLDAIEGEDFIEGRTAFRDKRKPHFTFG; encoded by the coding sequence ATGTCCGATAAAGTCATCCTGCGCCGTGATGAAAACGGCGTCGGTCGCCTGATCCTGAACCAGCCGGCCAAGCGCAACGCCCTGTCACAGGAGATGTGGCAGTTGGTGCCCGTGCGTCTGGTCGAAGCGGCGGTCGACCCCGCGATACGGGTGCTGGTGGTCCAGGGGGCGGGCGGCACTTTCGCCGCCGGGGCCGACATCTCGGAGTTTGAGGCCGCCTATGCCACGCGCGACAGTACGGCCATCTATGCCGGGGATATCGCGCGGGCCATGGATGGGCTGGCCGATTTCATCAAGCCGACCATCGCCCTGATCCAGGGGGCCTGCGTCGGCGGTGGGCTGGGTCTGGCCCTGGCCTGCGACCTCCGTTTTGCGGCATCGGATGCGCGCATGGGGATCACGCCGGGCAAGCTGGGCCTTGTCTATCCGCTGGGCGACACCAAACGGCTGGTGCAGGCGGTGGGTCCCAGCCATGCCAAGGACCTGCTCTATACCGGTCGTCTGCTGGATGCGGGCGAAGCCCTGACCATGGGGCTGGTCAACCGGGTGGCGGCACCCGACGCGGTGGAAGCCGCCGCCCTTGACCATGCCGCCCAGATTACGGCCGCCAGCCAATATTCGGCGCGCGCCACCAAGCGCATGATCAACCGTGTGCTGGCCGGACAGGTGACGGACAGCCCGGAAACCGTTGCAGAATTCCTGGACGCCATCGAGGGCGAGGATTTCATCGAAGGCCGCACCGCGTTTCGTGACAAGCGCAAGCCGCACTTCACCTTCGGCTGA
- a CDS encoding GntR family transcriptional regulator — protein sequence MDQPMIPAGLSPEQLDHGAPTPLYHQIYLVLREKIRSGEFPANSVMPGEQELSKLFDVSRITVKRALNELAAHDLVSRHRGRGTVVTPSATLPQVHGSFDNLIDSLKTLGLETQVQVLELSDLPAPAPVANLLDLEPETEVQRGVRLRMLSGEPFSYLIQYMPADIAARISRADMETVPMLVLLERAGVTPYEAEQWITAVAAEPHIAAALELNTGAPLLRVERVMRDKAGRAVQLIYAHYRPDRFKYHMRSNRKGGSNWRTEG from the coding sequence ATGGACCAGCCGATGATCCCCGCAGGCCTGAGCCCTGAGCAGCTGGACCATGGCGCCCCCACCCCGCTGTATCACCAGATTTATCTGGTGCTGCGGGAGAAGATCCGCAGCGGGGAATTCCCGGCCAATTCAGTCATGCCGGGAGAACAGGAACTGTCGAAACTGTTCGACGTGTCGCGCATCACCGTGAAGCGCGCCCTGAATGAACTGGCCGCCCATGATCTGGTCAGCCGGCATCGCGGACGCGGTACCGTTGTCACACCGTCCGCGACCTTGCCCCAGGTCCATGGCAGCTTCGACAACCTGATCGATAGCTTGAAGACATTGGGCCTGGAAACACAGGTGCAGGTGCTGGAACTGTCCGACCTGCCGGCCCCGGCCCCCGTCGCCAACCTTCTGGACCTTGAACCAGAGACGGAGGTGCAACGGGGCGTGCGGCTGCGCATGCTTTCGGGGGAGCCGTTCAGCTATCTGATCCAGTATATGCCCGCCGATATCGCGGCACGCATCAGCCGGGCCGATATGGAAACAGTGCCCATGCTGGTCCTGCTGGAGCGAGCGGGCGTCACCCCCTATGAAGCCGAACAGTGGATCACCGCCGTCGCGGCCGAACCGCATATTGCCGCCGCCCTGGAACTGAACACGGGTGCCCCACTGCTGCGCGTGGAACGCGTGATGCGGGATAAGGCCGGACGCGCCGTGCAACTGATCTATGCCCATTACCGCCCCGACCGGTTCAAGTACCACATGCGGTCCAACCGCAAGGGCGGCAGCAACTGGCGGACGGAAGGCTGA
- a CDS encoding MaoC family dehydratase translates to MVQNWKEVGPNRYRETFGRYFEDFNVGDVYEHRPGKTVTEYDNHLFTLLTLNTHPMHFDTEFAKASEFKQNLVVSPYTLALLIGMSVTDVSQKAIANLGMDEVKFSAPVFHGDTIYGESEVLAKRASEKRPNQGIVTIRTIGKNQNGITVCSFKRNMLIPFRGHAVEDRVENY, encoded by the coding sequence ATGGTACAGAACTGGAAAGAAGTCGGCCCCAACCGCTACCGCGAGACGTTTGGGCGCTATTTTGAGGATTTCAATGTCGGTGATGTCTACGAACATCGCCCCGGCAAGACCGTGACCGAATATGACAATCACCTGTTCACGCTGCTGACGTTGAACACGCATCCGATGCATTTCGACACGGAATTCGCCAAGGCCAGCGAGTTTAAGCAGAACCTGGTGGTCAGCCCCTATACGCTCGCCCTGCTGATCGGCATGAGCGTGACGGATGTCAGCCAGAAGGCCATCGCCAATCTGGGCATGGACGAGGTGAAGTTCAGCGCCCCGGTTTTCCACGGCGACACGATCTACGGCGAAAGCGAAGTGCTGGCCAAGCGTGCATCAGAGAAGAGGCCCAACCAGGGCATCGTGACCATCCGCACCATCGGCAAGAACCAGAACGGCATCACCGTCTGTTCGTTCAAGCGCAACATGCTGATCCCCTTCCGCGGCCATGCCGTGGAAGACCGGGTCGAGAATTACTGA
- a CDS encoding acyl-CoA dehydrogenase family protein: protein MTTPHPGMHPDDEAAILDSIERWLAREVRPVADKLEHDDIYPTQLVEQMKELGLFGATISPDYGGLGLPARTYTRIVSLIAETWMSLTGIFNSHIMMATVVEKFGTEAQKQYWLPKFCSGEIRGGLGLTEADAGTDLQAIRTRATRTDRGTYIVNGTKTWISNGIEGGAVALLVKTDPEAQPRHKGMTMLIAPKVDPDTGKRHDGFRTGKKLEKMGYKGIDSAELIFEDYELDAERHLVGGVEGKGFHMAVGGLELGRINIAARAVGIARRALKESVAYAQTRKTFGKPIGEHQAIQLKLGEMATKVRAAELLVQDAAAAYDRGERCDMEAGMAKYFASETGVEVTLEAMRIFGGYGYSKEYPIERLYRDAPLMCIGEGTNEMQRIIIAKQMIARNPV from the coding sequence ATGACCACGCCCCACCCTGGCATGCACCCGGATGATGAAGCCGCCATCCTGGACAGTATCGAACGCTGGCTGGCCCGTGAGGTCCGCCCCGTGGCGGACAAGCTGGAGCATGACGATATCTACCCGACCCAGCTGGTCGAGCAGATGAAGGAACTGGGCCTGTTCGGCGCCACGATCAGCCCCGACTATGGCGGGCTGGGGCTGCCGGCCAGGACCTATACCCGGATCGTCAGCCTGATTGCCGAAACCTGGATGTCGCTGACCGGCATCTTCAACAGCCATATCATGATGGCCACCGTGGTGGAGAAGTTCGGGACCGAAGCGCAGAAGCAATACTGGCTGCCGAAGTTCTGTTCCGGCGAAATCCGGGGCGGGCTGGGCCTGACGGAGGCCGATGCCGGCACCGACCTGCAGGCCATCCGCACCCGCGCTACCCGCACCGACCGCGGCACCTATATCGTCAATGGCACCAAGACCTGGATCTCCAACGGGATCGAAGGCGGGGCTGTTGCCCTGCTGGTCAAGACCGACCCCGAGGCGCAACCGCGCCACAAGGGCATGACCATGCTGATCGCGCCCAAGGTCGATCCCGACACGGGCAAGCGCCATGACGGGTTCCGCACCGGCAAGAAGCTGGAGAAGATGGGCTATAAGGGCATCGACAGTGCCGAGCTGATCTTTGAGGATTATGAGCTGGATGCCGAACGCCATCTGGTGGGCGGGGTTGAGGGCAAGGGCTTCCACATGGCCGTGGGCGGCCTGGAACTGGGCCGCATCAACATCGCCGCCCGCGCTGTTGGCATTGCCCGGCGCGCCCTGAAGGAAAGCGTGGCCTATGCTCAGACCCGCAAGACCTTCGGCAAGCCTATCGGCGAGCATCAGGCCATCCAGTTGAAGCTGGGCGAAATGGCGACCAAGGTGCGGGCTGCCGAGCTGCTGGTCCAGGATGCCGCCGCCGCCTATGACCGGGGCGAGCGCTGTGACATGGAAGCCGGGATGGCGAAATATTTCGCCTCCGAAACGGGCGTGGAAGTGACGCTGGAAGCCATGCGTATTTTCGGCGGTTACGGCTACTCCAAGGAATACCCGATTGAGCGGCTGTATCGTGATGCCCCCCTGATGTGTATCGGTGAGGGCACCAACGAAATGCAGCGCATCATCATCGCCAAGCAGATGATCGCGCGTAACCCGGTGTGA